In Candidatus Methylomirabilota bacterium, the DNA window GGCGCGCACGGCGACGCGGGCCATGACCTCGACCGCTTCTGACGGATAGCGGCCCGTCGCCGTCTCGGCGGACAGCATGAGCGCGTCGGCGCCGTCGAAGATCGCCGTCGAGACGTCGGAGACCTCCGCCCGCGTCGGTCGGAGGTGGGTGACCATCGACTCCAGCATCTGCGTCGCCACGATCACCGGCGCGCCCGCCTCCCGCGCCTGCCGGACGATCTCCTTCTGGAGATGGGGCACGTCCTCGATCGGGACGTCGACGCCGAGGTCGCCGCGCGCCACCATGACCGCCGCGACCGATCGCAGGATGCCGGGGAGGTTCACGATGCCCTCGTGGCGCTCGAGCTTGGCGACGATCGGTACGTCGGCACCGAGCTCGTGCAGAAAGGCACGCACCTCCGCGATGTCCGCCTCCGACCGCACGAACGAGACGGCGACGAAGTCCACGCCGTACGCCAGGCCGAAACGGAGATCCTCGCGGTCCTTGTCCGTGAGGCACGAGACGGGCAGCGGCACGCGCGGGAGCGAGATCCCCTTATGATCGCTGAGACGCCCGCCGACGACGACGCGGCAGCGCACCTCCTCGGGCGACGCCTCCTCGACGCGGAGCTGGATCATCCCGTCGTCCATCCAGATCTGGTCACCCGGGTGCACGTTCGCGAGGTACTCGGGGTGGTTCAGCGACGCGCGCTCCGCCGTGCCCACGACGGGCTTCGCGCAGAGCGTGAAAATCTGGCCGGGCTCGAGATCGAC includes these proteins:
- the pyk gene encoding pyruvate kinase, coding for RRTKIVCTLGPASSSRAELDRLVAAGMDVARVNFSHGTHAEHAEVIRLIREGETRWGRPIAILQDLQGPKIRLGTFGPAGGARVDLEPGQIFTLCAKPVVGTAERASLNHPEYLANVHPGDQIWMDDGMIQLRVEEASPEEVRCRVVVGGRLSDHKGISLPRVPLPVSCLTDKDREDLRFGLAYGVDFVAVSFVRSEADIAEVRAFLHELGADVPIVAKLERHEGIVNLPGILRSVAAVMVARGDLGVDVPIEDVPHLQKEIVRQAREAGAPVIVATQMLESMVTHLRPTRAEVSDVSTAIFDGADALMLSAETATGRYPSEAVEVMARVAVRAERAVLAIEAPRRPLHDAGFPEALSDAASQAAHALGAHAIVAFTESGSSARLISRARPRVPIIALTPFVEVQRRLALSWGVDSRLIRKVQTTDEMIEEVEATLLRDGSVTPGDVLVIISGSPMWVSGTTNLLKLHRVGERR